A single window of Oncorhynchus clarkii lewisi isolate Uvic-CL-2024 chromosome 10, UVic_Ocla_1.0, whole genome shotgun sequence DNA harbors:
- the LOC139419049 gene encoding ras GTPase-activating protein-binding protein 2 isoform X3 has product MVMEKPSPLLVGREFVRQYYTLLNKAPDFLHRFYGRNSSYVHGGLDSNGKLAEAVYGQAEIHKKVLSLQFQECHTKIRHVDAHATLTDGVVVQVLGELSNNGQPMRKFMQTFVLAPEGSVANKFYVHNDIFRYEDEVFGDSEAELDEESEEEVEEEQEERQPSPEPLQDSPNSTTYYEPHPVINGVEEPMEEPAPEPEPEPEPEPEVEELKPDVEEKVMEELEEKAPSPVPVESPPSTQEAPKTFSWASVTSKNLPPSGTGPSSGIPPHVVKAPSSQPRVETKLESQMAPLRGPRDQRPRDRPAFVQRASRPDGVAPSESQTGKPHFSFVNKGRGEADPGEMDSRRIIRYPDSHQLFVGNLPHDIDEAELKDFFMTFGNVVELRINTKGVGGKLPNFGFVVFDDSDPVQRILGAKVGGPIMFRGEVRLNVEEKKTRAVREREVRGGDDRRDIGRRGDRGPGGPRGGMVAGSGMMRDGRGPPPRGGMGAPKPGLGSGRGAGGSAEGRFTTQRR; this is encoded by the exons ATGGTGATGGAGAAGCCAAGTCCCCTGCTTGTAGGGCGGGAGTTTGTGAGGCAGTATTACACACTCTTAAACAAAGCACCCGATTTCCTGCACAG GTTCTATGGAAGGAACTCCTCCTATGTTCATGGCGGACTTGACTCCAATGGGAAGCTTGCAGAAGCAGTGTATGGCCAAGCA GAAATCCACAAGAAGGTCCTGTCCCTGCAGTTCCAAGAATGCCACACGAAGATCAGACACGTGGACGCCCATGCCACACTGACTGACGGCGTTGTGGTCCAGGTGCTGGGTGAGCTCTCCAACAACGGCCAGCCGATGAGGAAGTTCATGCAGACCTTTGTGCTCGCTCCAGAG GGCTCCGTGGCAAACAAGTTCTACGTACACAACGACATTTTCCGCTATGAGGATGAGGTTTTCGGCGACTCTGAGGCTGAACTTGATGAGG AATCTGAAGAGGAGgttgaggaggagcaggaggagagacaGCCGTCCCCAGAGCCACTCCAGGACAGTCCTAACAGCACTACCTACTACGAGCCTCACCCTGTCAT CAATGGTGTTGAGGAGCCTATGGAGGAGCCGGCTCCAGAGCCTGAGCCCGAGCCTGAACCGGAGCCCGAGGTTGAGGAGCTGAAGCCTGACGTGGAGGAGAAGGTgatggaggagctggaggagaaggCCCCCTCCCCGGTCCCAGTAGAGTCCCCACCCAGCACGCAGGAGGCCCCCAAG ACCTTCTCCTGGGCCTCGGTGACCAGTAAAAACCTGCCTCCTAGCGGTACAGGACCCTCCTCTGGAATTCCCCCCCATGTTGTTAAAGCACCAAGCTCACAG CCCAGAGTGGAGACCAAACTTGAGAGCCAGATGGCCCCTCTCCGGGGACCCCGGGACCAGCGCCCCCGCGACAGACCAGCCTTCGTACAGCGAGCCTCCAGACCTG ATGGTGTTGCACCTTCAGAATCACAAACTGGGAAACCCCACTTCAGTTTTGTCAACAAAG GTCGGGGCGAGGCGGACCCCGGTGAGATGGACAGCAGGAGGATCATTCGGTACCCAGACAGCCACCAGCTCTTTGTGGGCAACCTTCCTCATGACATTGACGAGGCAGAGCTCAAGGACTTCTTCATGA CGTTTGGCAATGTAGTGGAGCTGAGGATCAACACCAAGGGAGTCGGAGGAAAGCTGCCCAACTTTGGCTTTGTGGTCTTTGACGACTCTGACCCTGTCCAGAGAATCCTGGGGGCGAAGGTAGGGGGG cccatcaTGTTCCGTGGCGAGGTGCGTCTGAACGTAGAGGAGAAGAAGACCAGGGCGGTGCGTGAGCGGGAGGTCCGTGGCGGAGACGACCGCAGAGACATAGGGAGACGCGGCGACAGGGGGCCCGGTGGCCCGCGAGGAGGCATGGTGGCCGGCAGCGGGATGATGCGTGACGGTAGGGGCCCACCACCCAGGGGCGGAATGGGTGCTCCCAAGCCCGGCCTGGGCTCtggaagaggagcaggaggatccGCCGAGGGCCGCTTCACCACCCAGCGCCGCTGA
- the LOC139419049 gene encoding ras GTPase-activating protein-binding protein 2 isoform X4, whose product MVMEKPSPLLVGREFVRQYYTLLNKAPDFLHRFYGRNSSYVHGGLDSNGKLAEAVYGQAEIHKKVLSLQFQECHTKIRHVDAHATLTDGVVVQVLGELSNNGQPMRKFMQTFVLAPEGSVANKFYVHNDIFRYEDEVFGDSEAELDEESEEEVEEEQEERQPSPEPLQDSPNSTTYYEPHPVINGVEEPMEEPAPEPEPEPEPEPEVEELKPDVEEKVMEELEEKAPSPVPVESPPSTQEAPKTFSWASVTSKNLPPSGTGPSSGIPPHVVKAPSSQPRVETKLESQMAPLRGPRDQRPRDRPAFVQRASRPDGVAPSESQTGKPHFSFVNKGRGEADPGEMDSRRIIRYPDSHQLFVGNLPHDIDEAELKDFFMTFGNVVELRINTKGVGGKLPNFGFVVFDDSDPVQRILGAKPIMFRGEVRLNVEEKKTRAVREREVRGGDDRRDIGRRGDRGPGGPRGGMVAGSGMMRDGRGPPPRGGMGAPKPGLGSGRGAGGSAEGRFTTQRR is encoded by the exons ATGGTGATGGAGAAGCCAAGTCCCCTGCTTGTAGGGCGGGAGTTTGTGAGGCAGTATTACACACTCTTAAACAAAGCACCCGATTTCCTGCACAG GTTCTATGGAAGGAACTCCTCCTATGTTCATGGCGGACTTGACTCCAATGGGAAGCTTGCAGAAGCAGTGTATGGCCAAGCA GAAATCCACAAGAAGGTCCTGTCCCTGCAGTTCCAAGAATGCCACACGAAGATCAGACACGTGGACGCCCATGCCACACTGACTGACGGCGTTGTGGTCCAGGTGCTGGGTGAGCTCTCCAACAACGGCCAGCCGATGAGGAAGTTCATGCAGACCTTTGTGCTCGCTCCAGAG GGCTCCGTGGCAAACAAGTTCTACGTACACAACGACATTTTCCGCTATGAGGATGAGGTTTTCGGCGACTCTGAGGCTGAACTTGATGAGG AATCTGAAGAGGAGgttgaggaggagcaggaggagagacaGCCGTCCCCAGAGCCACTCCAGGACAGTCCTAACAGCACTACCTACTACGAGCCTCACCCTGTCAT CAATGGTGTTGAGGAGCCTATGGAGGAGCCGGCTCCAGAGCCTGAGCCCGAGCCTGAACCGGAGCCCGAGGTTGAGGAGCTGAAGCCTGACGTGGAGGAGAAGGTgatggaggagctggaggagaaggCCCCCTCCCCGGTCCCAGTAGAGTCCCCACCCAGCACGCAGGAGGCCCCCAAG ACCTTCTCCTGGGCCTCGGTGACCAGTAAAAACCTGCCTCCTAGCGGTACAGGACCCTCCTCTGGAATTCCCCCCCATGTTGTTAAAGCACCAAGCTCACAG CCCAGAGTGGAGACCAAACTTGAGAGCCAGATGGCCCCTCTCCGGGGACCCCGGGACCAGCGCCCCCGCGACAGACCAGCCTTCGTACAGCGAGCCTCCAGACCTG ATGGTGTTGCACCTTCAGAATCACAAACTGGGAAACCCCACTTCAGTTTTGTCAACAAAG GTCGGGGCGAGGCGGACCCCGGTGAGATGGACAGCAGGAGGATCATTCGGTACCCAGACAGCCACCAGCTCTTTGTGGGCAACCTTCCTCATGACATTGACGAGGCAGAGCTCAAGGACTTCTTCATGA CGTTTGGCAATGTAGTGGAGCTGAGGATCAACACCAAGGGAGTCGGAGGAAAGCTGCCCAACTTTGGCTTTGTGGTCTTTGACGACTCTGACCCTGTCCAGAGAATCCTGGGGGCGAAG cccatcaTGTTCCGTGGCGAGGTGCGTCTGAACGTAGAGGAGAAGAAGACCAGGGCGGTGCGTGAGCGGGAGGTCCGTGGCGGAGACGACCGCAGAGACATAGGGAGACGCGGCGACAGGGGGCCCGGTGGCCCGCGAGGAGGCATGGTGGCCGGCAGCGGGATGATGCGTGACGGTAGGGGCCCACCACCCAGGGGCGGAATGGGTGCTCCCAAGCCCGGCCTGGGCTCtggaagaggagcaggaggatccGCCGAGGGCCGCTTCACCACCCAGCGCCGCTGA
- the LOC139419049 gene encoding ras GTPase-activating protein-binding protein 2 isoform X1, producing MVMEKPSPLLVGREFVRQYYTLLNKAPDFLHRFYGRNSSYVHGGLDSNGKLAEAVYGQAEIHKKVLSLQFQECHTKIRHVDAHATLTDGVVVQVLGELSNNGQPMRKFMQTFVLAPEVRSTGSVANKFYVHNDIFRYEDEVFGDSEAELDEESEEEVEEEQEERQPSPEPLQDSPNSTTYYEPHPVINGVEEPMEEPAPEPEPEPEPEPEVEELKPDVEEKVMEELEEKAPSPVPVESPPSTQEAPKTFSWASVTSKNLPPSGTGPSSGIPPHVVKAPSSQPRVETKLESQMAPLRGPRDQRPRDRPAFVQRASRPDGVAPSESQTGKPHFSFVNKGRGEADPGEMDSRRIIRYPDSHQLFVGNLPHDIDEAELKDFFMTFGNVVELRINTKGVGGKLPNFGFVVFDDSDPVQRILGAKVGGPIMFRGEVRLNVEEKKTRAVREREVRGGDDRRDIGRRGDRGPGGPRGGMVAGSGMMRDGRGPPPRGGMGAPKPGLGSGRGAGGSAEGRFTTQRR from the exons ATGGTGATGGAGAAGCCAAGTCCCCTGCTTGTAGGGCGGGAGTTTGTGAGGCAGTATTACACACTCTTAAACAAAGCACCCGATTTCCTGCACAG GTTCTATGGAAGGAACTCCTCCTATGTTCATGGCGGACTTGACTCCAATGGGAAGCTTGCAGAAGCAGTGTATGGCCAAGCA GAAATCCACAAGAAGGTCCTGTCCCTGCAGTTCCAAGAATGCCACACGAAGATCAGACACGTGGACGCCCATGCCACACTGACTGACGGCGTTGTGGTCCAGGTGCTGGGTGAGCTCTCCAACAACGGCCAGCCGATGAGGAAGTTCATGCAGACCTTTGTGCTCGCTCCAGAGGTGCGTAGTACG GGCTCCGTGGCAAACAAGTTCTACGTACACAACGACATTTTCCGCTATGAGGATGAGGTTTTCGGCGACTCTGAGGCTGAACTTGATGAGG AATCTGAAGAGGAGgttgaggaggagcaggaggagagacaGCCGTCCCCAGAGCCACTCCAGGACAGTCCTAACAGCACTACCTACTACGAGCCTCACCCTGTCAT CAATGGTGTTGAGGAGCCTATGGAGGAGCCGGCTCCAGAGCCTGAGCCCGAGCCTGAACCGGAGCCCGAGGTTGAGGAGCTGAAGCCTGACGTGGAGGAGAAGGTgatggaggagctggaggagaaggCCCCCTCCCCGGTCCCAGTAGAGTCCCCACCCAGCACGCAGGAGGCCCCCAAG ACCTTCTCCTGGGCCTCGGTGACCAGTAAAAACCTGCCTCCTAGCGGTACAGGACCCTCCTCTGGAATTCCCCCCCATGTTGTTAAAGCACCAAGCTCACAG CCCAGAGTGGAGACCAAACTTGAGAGCCAGATGGCCCCTCTCCGGGGACCCCGGGACCAGCGCCCCCGCGACAGACCAGCCTTCGTACAGCGAGCCTCCAGACCTG ATGGTGTTGCACCTTCAGAATCACAAACTGGGAAACCCCACTTCAGTTTTGTCAACAAAG GTCGGGGCGAGGCGGACCCCGGTGAGATGGACAGCAGGAGGATCATTCGGTACCCAGACAGCCACCAGCTCTTTGTGGGCAACCTTCCTCATGACATTGACGAGGCAGAGCTCAAGGACTTCTTCATGA CGTTTGGCAATGTAGTGGAGCTGAGGATCAACACCAAGGGAGTCGGAGGAAAGCTGCCCAACTTTGGCTTTGTGGTCTTTGACGACTCTGACCCTGTCCAGAGAATCCTGGGGGCGAAGGTAGGGGGG cccatcaTGTTCCGTGGCGAGGTGCGTCTGAACGTAGAGGAGAAGAAGACCAGGGCGGTGCGTGAGCGGGAGGTCCGTGGCGGAGACGACCGCAGAGACATAGGGAGACGCGGCGACAGGGGGCCCGGTGGCCCGCGAGGAGGCATGGTGGCCGGCAGCGGGATGATGCGTGACGGTAGGGGCCCACCACCCAGGGGCGGAATGGGTGCTCCCAAGCCCGGCCTGGGCTCtggaagaggagcaggaggatccGCCGAGGGCCGCTTCACCACCCAGCGCCGCTGA
- the LOC139419049 gene encoding ras GTPase-activating protein-binding protein 2 isoform X2 has protein sequence MVMEKPSPLLVGREFVRQYYTLLNKAPDFLHRFYGRNSSYVHGGLDSNGKLAEAVYGQAEIHKKVLSLQFQECHTKIRHVDAHATLTDGVVVQVLGELSNNGQPMRKFMQTFVLAPEVRSTGSVANKFYVHNDIFRYEDEVFGDSEAELDEESEEEVEEEQEERQPSPEPLQDSPNSTTYYEPHPVINGVEEPMEEPAPEPEPEPEPEPEVEELKPDVEEKVMEELEEKAPSPVPVESPPSTQEAPKTFSWASVTSKNLPPSGTGPSSGIPPHVVKAPSSQPRVETKLESQMAPLRGPRDQRPRDRPAFVQRASRPDGVAPSESQTGKPHFSFVNKGRGEADPGEMDSRRIIRYPDSHQLFVGNLPHDIDEAELKDFFMTFGNVVELRINTKGVGGKLPNFGFVVFDDSDPVQRILGAKPIMFRGEVRLNVEEKKTRAVREREVRGGDDRRDIGRRGDRGPGGPRGGMVAGSGMMRDGRGPPPRGGMGAPKPGLGSGRGAGGSAEGRFTTQRR, from the exons ATGGTGATGGAGAAGCCAAGTCCCCTGCTTGTAGGGCGGGAGTTTGTGAGGCAGTATTACACACTCTTAAACAAAGCACCCGATTTCCTGCACAG GTTCTATGGAAGGAACTCCTCCTATGTTCATGGCGGACTTGACTCCAATGGGAAGCTTGCAGAAGCAGTGTATGGCCAAGCA GAAATCCACAAGAAGGTCCTGTCCCTGCAGTTCCAAGAATGCCACACGAAGATCAGACACGTGGACGCCCATGCCACACTGACTGACGGCGTTGTGGTCCAGGTGCTGGGTGAGCTCTCCAACAACGGCCAGCCGATGAGGAAGTTCATGCAGACCTTTGTGCTCGCTCCAGAGGTGCGTAGTACG GGCTCCGTGGCAAACAAGTTCTACGTACACAACGACATTTTCCGCTATGAGGATGAGGTTTTCGGCGACTCTGAGGCTGAACTTGATGAGG AATCTGAAGAGGAGgttgaggaggagcaggaggagagacaGCCGTCCCCAGAGCCACTCCAGGACAGTCCTAACAGCACTACCTACTACGAGCCTCACCCTGTCAT CAATGGTGTTGAGGAGCCTATGGAGGAGCCGGCTCCAGAGCCTGAGCCCGAGCCTGAACCGGAGCCCGAGGTTGAGGAGCTGAAGCCTGACGTGGAGGAGAAGGTgatggaggagctggaggagaaggCCCCCTCCCCGGTCCCAGTAGAGTCCCCACCCAGCACGCAGGAGGCCCCCAAG ACCTTCTCCTGGGCCTCGGTGACCAGTAAAAACCTGCCTCCTAGCGGTACAGGACCCTCCTCTGGAATTCCCCCCCATGTTGTTAAAGCACCAAGCTCACAG CCCAGAGTGGAGACCAAACTTGAGAGCCAGATGGCCCCTCTCCGGGGACCCCGGGACCAGCGCCCCCGCGACAGACCAGCCTTCGTACAGCGAGCCTCCAGACCTG ATGGTGTTGCACCTTCAGAATCACAAACTGGGAAACCCCACTTCAGTTTTGTCAACAAAG GTCGGGGCGAGGCGGACCCCGGTGAGATGGACAGCAGGAGGATCATTCGGTACCCAGACAGCCACCAGCTCTTTGTGGGCAACCTTCCTCATGACATTGACGAGGCAGAGCTCAAGGACTTCTTCATGA CGTTTGGCAATGTAGTGGAGCTGAGGATCAACACCAAGGGAGTCGGAGGAAAGCTGCCCAACTTTGGCTTTGTGGTCTTTGACGACTCTGACCCTGTCCAGAGAATCCTGGGGGCGAAG cccatcaTGTTCCGTGGCGAGGTGCGTCTGAACGTAGAGGAGAAGAAGACCAGGGCGGTGCGTGAGCGGGAGGTCCGTGGCGGAGACGACCGCAGAGACATAGGGAGACGCGGCGACAGGGGGCCCGGTGGCCCGCGAGGAGGCATGGTGGCCGGCAGCGGGATGATGCGTGACGGTAGGGGCCCACCACCCAGGGGCGGAATGGGTGCTCCCAAGCCCGGCCTGGGCTCtggaagaggagcaggaggatccGCCGAGGGCCGCTTCACCACCCAGCGCCGCTGA